DNA sequence from the Rhizoctonia solani chromosome 14, complete sequence genome:
tctcaatattgtaacaacacttgtctttctgtttctaattctatcctgggaaatgtcggtgggacttctaaccaccttgaaggcataccagaagacttaggaggtgtcaaggtaattgaacctcttgaaggcatccctagggaaactggaggtactgtggactctccacttgaaagtatcccagtagaactgcgcaattttgcggaggtattttctgaggacatgaaggtgacGGAACTGCCGCTGCaccgtccttttgatttagggattgatttaatcgatcctgataaacctgttaaggctatggtataccccttgaaggcatctgatgatgaggaacttagaaaactccttaaagaacaattggacaaaggattgatttgcccatccaagtccaaatatggttccccagttcactttgtcaacaagaaaaatgggaaaaggcgtatggttgtggattatagatccctaaatgcaaatacagtcaagaatgcgtaccctctacctctaatacagtctctcattgagaaactaaggggcgcaaaatacttttccaccattgacctgaaatctggatataacttggtccggataaaggaaggtgatgaatggaagactgcgtttaaaaccaaatatggcctgtttgaatacctagtcatgccctttgggttatgcaacgctcctgctgcatttcagcacttcatgaatgagatatttagggacatattggacgtctatgtagtagtatatctagacgacatcctaatattctcagaaagcagggaattacacacaaaacatctccaagaggtactgaaaaggctgcaagacaatgcatgctactgtaacctggagaagtgtaatttctatgcatctgaagtagattaccttggtgtcattgccaatggtgaaggagtGAAAGCAGaccccaagaaaatcactcaagcggttgattgggcaacaccacactctgtcaaaggggttcaagagtttttgggctttataaatttctatagacgcttcatacataacttctcaaaattggcacaacccttataccaactactccaaaagaatataccttgggagtggggtgaacgccaagaagagtcttttaaagctcttaaacaggctctaattgaatcccctgtCTTAATCCAACCcaatccatacaaggagtttttccttgagtgtgacgcctctgattttgcaacgggcgcggtccttaatcaaaagggcagtgatgataaattacacccggttgcattcctatcaaaatccctagcacctgctgaaagaaactatgatatctttgataaagagttactagcagtagtaagggctttaaaggaatggcgtcacctgctggaaggaacagtaatccctgtcaaaatactgacagaccataaaaatttggagtacttccagacaaaaagggatctgaaccaaaggcagttaaggtggatgggatttttggcagattacaactataggattgtgtataggccgggcgcacagaatagaaaagcagatattctctctcgccgtgaagaccacaagtctgcggttaaagaggggggtgaaacccctgtgctcataagcccagagctttttattgcagctatccaaacagatagtgaccttaatgatctaataagggacgctctgcatgatgataaagctgtatacaaaatccttaaatccttggaagaggacaTACCTGTTAAAGGATGGAAACTTGATAATGGCTTACTCTACTATCATGACCGGATTTATGTCCCtaatgagccagaaatcaggaaagccatcttagaaagcaggcatgataacccttccactgggcacccaggacagttcagaaccctagacctcctttcaagggattactactggtcagggatgaaacaatctgtaacaaaatatgtccaagcatgcaattcatgcatacgtagCAAACACTCCAACCgggctcctgaaggtctccttcaaaacatagatttacccaataagccctgggaggaaataacgtatgacttgattgtaggactccccacctcagaaggatatgatgcaatattaacagtagtggaccgattatccaaaatggttcattttataccaacgcactctgatgctactgctgttgatgttgcaaacctctttgtatcctttgtgtggaagttacatgggttacccaggaaaaccattTCGGACCGAGGCCCCCAATTTAATGCAAAATTCCTGAGACAAGTCTACAAGCGGttggggatagaaccacatttctccactgcatacagaccacaagttgatggacaaagtgaacgcttaaaccagtttgtggaaatTTACCTACGCCACTACATCAACtatagacaaacagactgggttgcatcactaccacttgcggaatttgcatacaataatgggaaacactcaggctccaaacactctcccttctacatgtgctatggttataatccagacttcacagttggaaacaccaaggaaagccatgtcccccaaGCTGACGACCTAGCAGACTTCCTGAAAGAAATCCAAACTGAAGcaaaagctgctttagaaattgctgcaagacaaaatgcgcaatactatgatttaaacagaagggaagcaaccaagctggaagttGGTGATAAAGTTTATTTGAGTAGtgccaacatcaaaacttcaaggccttcccatAAGCTAGAACATAAGCGATTGGGGCCCTAcaaggtcttggagaaaattggcaggaactcttataaactggatctccctaaatccatgaaagtccatcctgtcttcaacattgccctATTACACAAAAAGCCAGTAGACAAGTATGACCGTGATCCAGTTCCACTCcccccagttgtcacagctgatggagaagaggaatatactgttgaaaggatcctagactccaagaaagtgggttgacaagtcaaatacttggttaaatggaaagggtatggaccagaggataacacatgggagcccaaggcccacttagccaatgcccctgaaaaattggctaagtttcaccgtgaacatccagaggcagctggaccttaacaggggggaagtgtcatgccctagaggcgtgaccaccttaaaatccactaagtcaaagaaatagtgaatatatgcgctattttcatgaagatttatggatatatgcatctttatgctatttaggcgctgagcgcttattatgtaatctcatcacatgacctttagtcatgtgatcttgttttcttatcttgggtcatgtgaccttatctttgttatgatgtttgtacttgtaattactcttccccttctctgtgaatatataaggagggttctgagagccttaagcctcagaactcaacctcttatccccatcccacatctactaccctaagacatacaattaagagtattgcctgagagcataccagtccctgtcaaaggttccttgccctgctatctttatagcattagtgcactttactatattggtcttgtccaaacccttatctggctttgccttagagcattgttggatcccactagctgataagtcctatattaggcaatagcttgttgggctttaccttgtggtagttgtcggCTCTGacagagaaaggaagtacatgcTGGAaaataagaagcatgctgtgggctgtgcagaagcatggatttctcctaagcgcccttggcatggcatcttggtgcggcatcttggcataataagcaccaagatcacatgattgaaaaacataagctAAAGgtctcggaaaaaatactaaaaataagagaaaaattgtgcaaatctagtggtataattaaggaggttataacaataagctcaaaatccaggcagtccagGAATGGCCAACACCCACCAAGATCAAAGAAGTCCAGTCattcctagggtttgccaatttctTACGCCAATTTGTAgccaacttcagtcacatggcTAGACCTCTGCGcaacctggtcaaaaaggacacaccatggaaatgggaagcaagggaagaagaagcattccaagggctGAAAACTGCCgtcaccaatgcccccatACTTTGCCACACCAATCCCACCAAGCCTTACTTCCTTGAGACAGATGCATCAGGAGCTGCCTTGGGTTCCATACTAAGCCAACAACAGGATGATGGGCGCCTACACCCTCTAGGTTTCTTAttggaatcattcaagggagtGGAACAagattatgacacccacaacaaggaactccttgcTATCATCCATTcctttgaatattggcgcattttcctggaaggtACAGAACACCCTGTCACGGTTTTTACAGACCActggaacctggaatattggaaagaatcccATACATTCAACCAACAACACGCAAGATGGCACCTCTTGTTAGCCaggtataacttccagattgtctaccaaccagggaaacagttggGAAAACTGGATGCACTTTCACAACGCTCAGACCATGCCAACATACCCCCTGCCGCTCAAACCATGCTTCCAAAacctgtctttgccaatattgcttttgttacaacctccttacctataccattgaacttggacaatttttctgatatttctactatttttacaAACTTGTTATCTTGTACtttttaatcacgtgaccttggcgcttattatgccaagacgccacgccaagatgctatgccaagggcgcttaggagaaatccatgcttctgcgcagtctgcagcactcttcttatttcccatcatgtacttctttttcacatgcacagaccatgtaaatagcgcccctttgtctatataaacagcagggaaattgcttggaaacaccaagttgattttaccttgtctcttactcattagaggaggtccccagccagctaagtagctggcccttAGTCATCAGAAGCAGCTTACTCCACTTGtctcactcatcacacctccaggcctcaggcccctttgcctccacagtagttagtagtgttgccttaagcaacttaggaTAGATAGTAGTTAGCGTTAAgattagttagattacataaacagtgtagtagtatggccacaagcacctgccactagcatgtaaccaaccttacagttgggttaCAACAGCTTTAGTCACACTGGAAAGAGAGCTACAACACCAGATTGAAACGTCCTTGGATCaggacaagtccctggaggaaatactccAATTTCTCCAGAACAAATTGAAAGCACCTCCCTCCATCAAAAGGGCTTTCaaggattacaaaatggaggcGGGAttactcttctaccaagggcaCATTGTGGTGCTGGATGCAGGGTCCCTGAGAACAGACCTGCTACAaatcttccacaacagcccccTGGCAGGCCACCCCGGCAGGCAACATACACTGGAATTGGTATCCCAcaactactattggcctggTATCTGCGCAgacacctactggcatgtggattcctgcAAAACCTGTCAGCAAATAAGGAAACCCAAATACGCCTTGGTCCCCCTGCAACCACTTGAATTGCCCACCAGACCCTGGCAGCATGTCTCCTACAATATGATTGTAGACCTACCAAAGGATGGGAGCTATGATTCAATCCTAGTCATTGTTGATAATTTCACCAAGTACAGGGtatttgtcaaatgttccaaaaaaCTCAAAGCCCCAGAATTAGCAGAACTATTCTTGGAACATGTCTGGAATCAACATGGCATGCCCAAAAAAATGGTCTTGGATAGAGGAAGGGTTTTtaacaacaaattcctgaaggctcTATACAAACacctgggaatagaccctcacttctccttggcataCCATCCCCAGAGTGAcagacaaacagaacaagtcaACCTGTCTATAGAATACTTCCTTAGGGCCTATTCAGGGGTTAATCAACAAGACTGGACCAAGTGGCTACCAATGGCCAAGTTTgtgtacaacaacgcagttCACAGTAGCACAGGTAAAACCCCATTCAAAGCTCTGTACAGATGGGAACCAACCTTGACCCCATCAAACGTGCCCACCAACGtgccagaagcagacaattTGGCCCAAACAAGGGAAGCCcagtggaaggaagtggaagcAGCCCTCCAGCAGTCTAAATTACAAATGATGGCTGGAGAGGCTGGGGAACCTCTAAGCTTTAAAGTGGGAGAAGAAGTCTGGCTGGAtgccaagaatgtcaacctGAAAACCCTGAGCTCCAAACTAATGGAACAATGTCTGGGACCATTCAAAGTTACGGAAAAGATCTCCAACTGCACCTATTGACTTGAGCTACCCCCCCACCAtgcaaatccacaatgtcttctatgtggggtTACTATCCAAGGTCAAAGAGATGACAAGCGCGCCTTTGAAAACCACCcaccaccagtcactgtggacagagaagaagagtacaaggtGGAAGGCATCACAGATGCCAAAGAATGCAAcagaaaatggttcttcagggttaaatggaagggatacaggtccaaagaaaacacatgggaaccccaagaaaacctaAAAAACGCTGAAAAAATTTTAAAAgaatacaaaaaagaaataaaaaagaaggcccttgatgctgccaaggcccttagagggggggcagtgttgtagacacaattgataccacggaatttattccagatttctcaaatttgaacaaagtcaaacaaacaacatttctaatcacatgactccagctgttatagagtagggttttatgactatgtaattatatacagaatataataaagttattaatagatcagttatctatggatataaaaggcaatagactagctatataagggtaaattaggttagtgatcagggtgatccctacacttaacaagtaatcaagcaattactgcagatgcaggtggttggttatgcttatacctatggtatgaaagttagtattgagtcttagttacctactacaatttatctggatttgttagtaatttatttgagtgagattgcactcagttaaagtgtatatgccgctctcaaggccttaaactctcccaactgacttactcaagaggttcagggttgccctagagcctttcctagctacccagtatctgttgggaccttgctagaggctatatgcgccaagataccttacaggttaagttcagtgagcttaagaggctaaggaagcaaaataagacactctaaactaagtaaagaagatctaatagttcttcaagttcacacaaggggtaagaatgggatgaaaagaaggttgtattcaaagggtctccctcagggggtttatatacccctgagggagaacaaataactatatacatgatgtacaaaagaggaagttacatgagaggtacagtctgagctatttgatacataaagaccaattatgttgtacaccactgtaaggtgggtacacgctgatggaggcaggcgcttaaggccgtactactacactagcttTATGTAAgtcaactatctaaggctatactaatagcgcttaaggcgctctacttctaactactgtcgGCAacaggggcctgaggcctgggaggtgtgataagtaaagggggtggtgagcatCTGAGAATtacttaggggccggctactcagctggctggataccttctctaatgagtaagagacaaggtaaaatcgacttggggtctccaagcaattttcctgctgtatatatagataagACAACtaaatacatgtggtctgtgcttgtgtgaatggaagactacatgtgaaaaaggaagcgtgctgcgggctgcgcagaagtgtggatttctcctatgcgcccttggcacggcatctcggcgcggcatcttggcataataagcgccgagatcacgtgattgaaaaacagaagatattaagtccgtaaaaatactaaaaatatgagaaaatTTGTAggaatccagtggtatatgtaaggaggttgtaacaaattagtcccaataagtcctagtgggatagactcaaggctatttacagaatgttctagagcatacatgactaaattacattagtgtgaatgctaaaaataaccttgaggcaaggtaggatctcatagaaaaagctagaaacttaaatggttagtatctccatcaatttggctcagaatcagacgattcctttttaggaactgagatgccggagcctccaacctattggtatttgtccgcatagtaatatgcctatttcccgccgagatattggcgtcggcgcgccccgccgacctttggcgcttatttgcaattactaagcgccagcgcttgcatgcttacttgcacttgttctatggtctataagtaccgttcctacatataaatgtatgatacaaaaatactataaatcatagaaataatattatgACCACTTTGCCtaatcagacgtgtatatatgcaagcgcaatgaggaaataaagtataaaaggtcttgtagcaccgccagtttccaaatatagtaatattcatgcccatatttggatagagcaagtatgattactccagtttgcactattcactattggcaattaggggcgcatatgactaaattagtcattccataacaccAGCGCtgatatcatacgctaagcgccaagccacgtccccatctgcacttaatcagcatacatagccacctccacctgatgacatcattatgacacatcagtgacatgtatgcatgagtaaggccaactgcagagcagggttcttattggttctagttttgcatattatgtatttgtaaatagatcacctctgtaatatataaggaggccaaccaaccatggtaacacccaggttgattacctcttgttgcatcaacacattgtacaagggccttacagcccagtaagttacttagttacacgccttaagcgttggtcttgctgtacatatgtagcttgccaccgccttatagcATGTGGTCATTGTCAGTTAGATAGTtcattgttgtaggtagtccCCTGCTGCCTTACGTGgttttacttagttacatatggccacaagcgcctgctgccttgatgccccttacggatgtctaggacactaccCTCAGTCatttaggcttaagtaacattagccCAAGGtgctatacataaccaaccacctgcacttcatagttgctagactatttgttaggagttgttattcctgataacctagcctatattgtgcatatattctgtgcatatattctgattcttaatactagttcttagttattcccatatacattttgtataaagtaattctttcttactcctgtacttacacaactcttaacaggcAGTGTTACAATCTcccaaattataccattagatttgcatgatttttctgatatttctactattttttacagactctgtatctttacttttttgatcacgtgatctcggcgcttattatgccaagatgccgtgccaagggcgcttaggagaaatccacgcttctgcacagtccgcagcacgcttctcttttcatatACGTACTTCTttttctcacatgcacagaccatgtaaatagtgcgctctcttctatatatacagcaggaaaactGCTTGGAgcccccaagtcaattttaccttgtctcataccattgaggaggaacacccccagccagctgagtagccggcccttagtagttcagaagctTACCCCCTTATTGCACTTATCACACCTCctgggctaagccccccttgtcagtagtatagagtAGAAGACTGCCATACAGCAATATTAGTATAGTcttacttagatagttagtttgctttgtcagtagtagtatggccataAGCAcccacccactagcaagtaccccaCGTTACAGTGGAGTACAACAGGCAGGCACTTAGGGTGGTATCCAATACAAGTAAATGCTGACTAATCTAAGGCTAAACTACTGCTATCTACTGGTCAAGTTGTGTGGAGCAACAACTGACTTACTACTGTCAACATGAGGGGCCCTTCAGGCCTGGGGGGTGTCATAAGTCTGATGAGTAGGGTGAGCAATATACTACTGATGTCTCCAGTTACTTAGCTGGACTTCTGGAACCTGTCTGGgatgagagacaaggtaaaattgacttgggggcTCCAAGCAactttcctgctgtatatataacaaAAGAGtgctatttacatggtctgtgcacgtggGAGAAAGAAGAGTCTGTGTGggaaaggaagcatgctgtgggctgcgcagaagcacggatttctcctaagcgcccttggcacagcatcttggcacagtgtctcagcataataagcaccaagatcatgtgattgaaaaacattaGATATCAAGTCTGCAAAAAATACAAgaaatatgagaaaaattgtccaaatccagtggtGTATGTTAGGAGGGTGTAACACTAgtgaggtgggcgcttaaggccatactactacagtaaaaatctaactaactaaggctcTTTACTGGaatactgcttaaggtggccTGGGCAAGTCTATCTACAATGGAggtggggccttaggcctggagggtGGTGTCTACTGTACTATCTGGTGAGTGTGGAAACATCTGAGggtccagctacttagctggctactGGAACCTGTCTAGatgtgagacaaggtaaaatcaacttggggtctccaagcaatttccctgttgtatatatagacaagagtaaactatttacatggtctgtgcttgtgagaaaaaaGGAGTCCaggtgaaaaaggaagcatgctgtgggctgcacagaagcatggatttctcctaggtgtccttggcatgataagcactgggatcatgtgattgaaaaagtgaagatattgggattgcaaaaatagtagaaatatcagaaaaattgtccaagtccaatggtatatgttaagagggtgtaacagtaAGGTGGTGGCtatgctacctacaacagcTAACTACCTAAGTGCAACAACCAAAgccataagggcaatggcaaactatgtaactacagtgggaaagctgcttaaggtggtggtaACAATGTAACTACTTAGTGGGAACCCAGGCTTAAGGTCCTGTGAACAATGGAGAGTGaatgtcctagacatctttaaggggtgtcaaggcagtgggcacttgtggctgtatgtacTAAGTAAGAAAACTGTGTAAGGCAGTAATGGTACTACCTACAATGACAAgctaactatctacaatgtccacatgctataaggcagtggcaagctacatatgtacagtgaggacaatgcttaaggtgtgtatctaagtagttactggtgttgtagacacactcaataccagggaatttattcccaatttcttgaatttaaacaaagtcaaacagacaaccttttcaatcacgtgactttggcgcttatatcatatgttaagcgccaagccacgtccccatccgcaattactcatcacacgtagccacctccacctatgacaacatcaatgacacgtcagtgacatgtatgcatgagtaagaccaactgcagagcggggttcttatttgatacggtattgcatatgttgtatttgtaaatagcttgctcctgtaatatataaggaggccaaccaaccatggtaacacccaggttgattacctcttgttgcatccccaactgtacaaggaccttacagTCCAGaaaccacttagatacatgccttaagcgttggactcactgtacatacatagcttgctgccgccttacagcgtgtggtcattgtagttaggtagcttgttgttgtaggtagcattcTCACCACCTTATGCGGTTTCACACTCAGTACATACGCCCACAAGCacccgctgccttgacaccccttaaggatgtctaggacactaggtaatcaaccttaagttggttgcaaaccgtgcccaccaagcacacccactcagctccaacaaatgagaaggccccctgtactagcacaagggaaaacaggtGATTgagcttgccttttgctgtcaataatcaaaccagtgttggctccacctagtaccaaattgctataaggcagacgggttctaattgtccgcatacccacggttgccgcacctattaccagcaacctcagacagcagatacacccgcttgcagagacaagaccctacattacgcccgtccacggctgtaattagcagcacttactgtccaatgctaggttgtttgacgcagaggtttagcgttcacatAATAAAgtgctcataagtcctgatataggcactactTGGCAATCTAGCCTGTCATCCCCCCCTATCCCACCATTCTCTCTTGCACTCCCACGCGCTCTGCTTCACAGGCCTCTTCACAcactggccgctcctacccccAATCTTccatggcaacctgttccaGGACGGCCTCTTGAGCCCAATCCCCTTTTGATCAGGGCTACATGGAACCCCAGCTTCCGCCAACCACCTCTGTCAAATATGGCAAAGTCTCCCTCAAACGGGTCACCCAACTCCTCCTTGGGTTACTCAGCCAAGTTGAACGCCTTGAGCAAGAAATTGCtga
Encoded proteins:
- a CDS encoding Transposon Tf2-7 polyprotein produces the protein MSWLKLHNPTIDWPNKRITFNSQYCNNTCLSVSNSILGNVGGTSNHLEGIPEDLGGVKVIEPLEGIPRETGGTVDSPLESIPVELRNFAEVFSEDMKVTELPLHRPFDLGIDLIDPDKPVKAMVYPLKASDDEELRKLLKEQLDKGLICPSKSKYGSPVHFVNKKNGKRRMVVDYRSLNANTVKNAYPLPLIQSLIEKLRGAKYFSTIDLKSGYNLVRIKEGDEWKTAFKTKYGLFEYLVMPFGLCNAPAAFQHFMNEIFRDILDVYVVVYLDDILIFSESRELHTKHLQEVLKRLQDNACYCNLEKCNFYASEVDYLGVIANGEGVKADPKKITQAVDWATPHSVKGVQEFLGFINFYRRFIHNFSKLAQPLYQLLQKNIPWEWGERQEESFKALKQALIESPVLIQPNPYKEFFLECDASDFATGAVLNQKGSDDKLHPVAFLSKSLAPAERNYDIFDKELLAVVRALKEWRHLLEGTVIPVKILTDHKNLEYFQTKRDLNQRQLRWMGFLADYNYRIVYRPGAQNRKADILSRREDHKSAVKEGGETPVLISPELFIAAIQTDSDLNDLIRDALHDDKAVYKILKSLEEDIPVKGWKLDNGLLYYHDRIYVPNEPEIRKAILESRHDNPSTGHPGQFRTLDLLSRDYYWSGMKQSVTKYVQACNSCIRSKHSNRAPEGLLQNIDLPNKPWEEITYDLIVGLPTSEGYDAILTVVDRLSKMVHFIPTHSDATAVDVANLFVSFVWKLHGLPRKTISDRGPQFNAKFLRQVYKRLGIEPHFSTAYRPQVDGQSERLNQFVEIYLRHYINYRQTDWVASLPLAEFAYNNGKHSGSKHSPFYMCYGYNPDFTVGNTKESHVPQADDLADFLKEIQTEAKAALEIAARQNAQYYDLNRREATKLEVGDKVYLSSANIKTSRPSHKLEHKRLGPYKVLEKIGRNSYKLDLPKSMKVHPVFNIALLHKKPVDKYDRDPVPLPPVVTADGEEEYTVERILDSKKAVQEWPTPTKIKEVQSFLGFANFLRQFVANFSHMARPLRNLVKKDTPWKWEAREEEAFQGLKTAVTNAPILCHTNPTKPYFLETDASGAALGSILSQQQDDGRLHPLGFLLESFKGVEQDYDTHNKELLAIIHSFEYWRIFLEGTEHPVTVFTDHWNLEYWKESHTFNQQHARWHLLLARYNFQIVYQPGKQLGKLDALSQRSDHANIPPAAQTMLPKPVFANIAFDKSLEEILQFLQNKLKAPPSIKRAFKDYKMEAGLLFYQGHIVVLDAGSLRTDLLQIFHNSPLAGHPGRQHTLELVSHNYYWPGICADTYWHVDSCKTCQQIRKPKYALVPLQPLELPTRPWQHVSYNMIVDLPKDGSYDSILVIVDNFTKYRVFVKCSKKLKAPELAELFLEHVWNQHGMPKKMVLDRGRVFNNKFLKALYKHLGIDPHFSLAYHPQSDRQTEQVNLSIEYFLRAYSGVNQQDWTKWLPMAKFVYNNAVHSSTGKTPFKALYRWEPTLTPSNVPTNVPEADNLAQTREAQWKEVEAALQQSKLQMMAGEAGEPLSFKVGEEVWLDAKNVNLKTLSSKLMEQCLGPFKVTEKISNCTY